The genomic region ACGGTTCCACGCCGCTCATGTATGCCGCCATGAATGGGTTCACTGACACCGCGAGGGTCCTTATCGATAAGGGCGCTGATTGCAATGTCAAAAACAGACAGGGGTTGACCGCCCTTACATATGCCTGCTGGAACAAGCATATAGGGGTTATACGGCTATTGACCTCAAGGGGCGCTGAAGTGAACGTGAAGGACTCAAACGGCGACACCCCCCTTATGTGTTCCTGCAAGAACGGTCAGGTCGAGGCCGCAAATCTCCTTATAGGAAGTGGCGCAGACATAAATATCGCGGACCGGCAGGGCGATACACCCCTTACCTGCGCCATCGCGGGCAAGTATGTGGGGATGGCAAACCTTCTCATAACAAGGGGCGCAGACATTACCGCGAGGAACAATCACGGCAAAACAGCCATTGATATGGCCACAGAAAAGGGGTTCACCCGGCTTGTTAATGACCTGAAGTATAAACTGCAGGAGCTTCAAAAAAACAGACCTGATCTTTAATCCGGACAATTCGATCAAAAGACAATGTCGTCGCCCCATTCCTTCGATCCCCAACGGCGCCCCGCAGGGCACCCCGGTTGCCCTGATTTTTGATGCGAGAAGGGGAGAGCATGCGCATTCCCGCGCCGGCAGTATGATTGTATACAAAATTAATGATATGAAAACAAATACTTATTGAATTCTTTTCTATGTTTATGGTAAGATAGTGAGACGAAAAATAATAAAACAACAATCGTCGATTGGAGGCACGATGTTTCATGTGGGAGAAATTGCTGTTTATCCAGGTCACGGTGTTGGGAAGATAGAGTCTATTGAAGAGAAGGCATTTTCAGGCACGAAGCAGTCCTTTTATATTATCAGGATTCTCGATACCGACATGACGATCATGATCCCCGTTGATGGTGCTGACAACGCGGGTCTCAGGGCTGTCATTGCCTCCGGTCAGGTAAAGAAGGTGTATGAGATCCTGAAAGACAAGAACATGGTACACGACAACTCGCCATGGAACAGGCGCTATAAAGATTACATGGAGAGGATCAAGAGCGGCTCCATCTTCGAAGTTGCCACAGTGTTGAAGGAGCTATACGGCCTGAAACACTGGAAAGAACTTTCCTTCGGGGAAAAGAAGATGTTCGAGACAGCAAGAAACCTTATTAAAAAAGAACTCTCTATCGCGCTCGCCACAAACGAGGAAAAGATAGAAAAAGAACTCGAGAAGATCTTCTCGAACAATAATAACAATAATCACAAGGGCTGACTTTGGATCTATTGCTTCAGATAGTTCTGGTTGCTGTTACCACAATCTCAGGGTACTTCATATTAAGAGAGATCTCTTCGAACAACCTCTGGGCTTTGCTCGGCGCAGTCCTTGGCATCGGTTTCGGGTATATGATCCTGAAGCTGGAAGAAAAGCTGAAAGACATTCCGCTGAAGATCATCTTCGGGAGCCTTTTGGGAACGACCATAAGCCTGATCGTCGCAGATCTTTTTATCTCCAGGTTACTGTTGGCGCTTATCAAAGACATACCCATAACGCTGCCGATATATATCCTCTTTTATTTTGTTATGGGCTATATCGGTTTCAGGATAGGGAAGGAAAAGAGCAAGACCCTTGATCTTTCGAAGGTTCCCCTCCTTGACAGGATGGAAAACGACGAGGACGTGAAAATCCTTGATACAAGCACGATCATCGACGGCAGGATAGCGGACATCTGTGAAACGGGTTTCATAGACGGGACCTTCGTGATCCCCCAGTTTGTCCTTTATGAGATTCAGCATATTGCAGACCACAGTGATACCGTGAAGCGAACCAGGGGGAGGAGGGGTCTCGATATACTCCACCGGCTGCAGAAACAAACCTTTGTCAAGGTCAAGATCGTGGACTATGATTTCCCGAAGCTTAAGGATGTGGATACAAAGCTGATAGCCCTTGCGAAGAAGCTGACCGGCAAGATCTTAACCAATGACTATAACCTGAACAAGGTAGCAGAGCTTCAGGGGATAGAAGTGCTTAATATGAATCAACTCGCCGCTTCTTTAAGGCCTGCCATGCTGCCAGGTGAACAGATGAACGTCAAGATCCTCAAGGAAGGGAAAGAACATGGACAGGGCATAGGTTATCTCGATGACGGCACCATGGTCGTTGTCGATGACGCAAAGAAGCTCCTCGGCAAATCTGTTGATGTAGTTGTTACCAGCGTACTTCAGACTACATCGGGCCGGATGATCTTTGCAAAACTGAAAGAGCAGGCCGAAAAAGAATTCTATTTTCCCGACGAATATCAACTAAAGGAACAGGCCCGGTAAATTTATGAGGACGCTGGCAATCATCCTTGCAGGTGGTGCAGGGAAGAGGATGGGGGCAGCTACAAACAAGCAGTTTCTGCTCATTGACAATAAGCCCATCATAGTACATACCCTTCAGATCTTTGAAGAGTGCCGGGCAGTAGACGGCATCTACCTTGTTGTGAACCAGAAGGACCTTCCGATGATTCAGGAAGAAATTCTTGAAACATACCGTTTTAACAAGGTCCTGAAACTGGTTATCGGCGGAAGGCTCAGGCAGGATTCCGTGAGAAACGGCCTTGAAGCCATAGAAAACCCCTGCGATATTGTTATCATACATGATGGCGCAAGACCCTTTGTTTCCCCGTCTTTTATTGATAAAGGCATCTTTCTTATGGAGGTCTTCGATGCCGTTATTCCGGCACTTCCCGTGAAAGACACCATCAAGATCGTTTCGAAAGAGGGTTTTGTCCAGAAAACCCTGGAAAGAGATTCCCTCTGGCACATTCAGACCCCGCAGACATTCAAGTACGACCTTATCACGAAGGCCTACAGGGAAGGCGCGGCAAAGAAACTTTACGGGTATGACGATGCGACCTTTCTTGAACATATGGGGAAAAAGGTAAAGGTTATCGAAGGCTCTCCTTACAATATCAAAATAACCACGCCGGAAGATCTCATCATCGCAAGGGGTATGCTCTCACAGCTCAAGGGCAATCTATGAGAATCGGCATAGGGTATGATTTTCATCGCCTCGTAGAAGGGAGAAGACTGTATCTCGGCGGGGTTGAGATACCGCATGACAAGGGCCTTTTGGGCCA from Syntrophorhabdaceae bacterium harbors:
- a CDS encoding ankyrin repeat domain-containing protein, translated to MSNPYTEQLFKACEQGSVESESLLIEKGAEVNATDENGSTPLMYAAMNGFTDTARVLIDKGADCNVKNRQGLTALTYACWNKHIGVIRLLTSRGAEVNVKDSNGDTPLMCSCKNGQVEAANLLIGSGADINIADRQGDTPLTCAIAGKYVGMANLLITRGADITARNNHGKTAIDMATEKGFTRLVNDLKYKLQELQKNRPDL
- a CDS encoding CarD family transcriptional regulator; the encoded protein is MFHVGEIAVYPGHGVGKIESIEEKAFSGTKQSFYIIRILDTDMTIMIPVDGADNAGLRAVIASGQVKKVYEILKDKNMVHDNSPWNRRYKDYMERIKSGSIFEVATVLKELYGLKHWKELSFGEKKMFETARNLIKKELSIALATNEEKIEKELEKIFSNNNNNNHKG
- a CDS encoding TRAM domain-containing protein, which gives rise to MDLLLQIVLVAVTTISGYFILREISSNNLWALLGAVLGIGFGYMILKLEEKLKDIPLKIIFGSLLGTTISLIVADLFISRLLLALIKDIPITLPIYILFYFVMGYIGFRIGKEKSKTLDLSKVPLLDRMENDEDVKILDTSTIIDGRIADICETGFIDGTFVIPQFVLYEIQHIADHSDTVKRTRGRRGLDILHRLQKQTFVKVKIVDYDFPKLKDVDTKLIALAKKLTGKILTNDYNLNKVAELQGIEVLNMNQLAASLRPAMLPGEQMNVKILKEGKEHGQGIGYLDDGTMVVVDDAKKLLGKSVDVVVTSVLQTTSGRMIFAKLKEQAEKEFYFPDEYQLKEQAR
- the ispD gene encoding 2-C-methyl-D-erythritol 4-phosphate cytidylyltransferase, which translates into the protein MRTLAIILAGGAGKRMGAATNKQFLLIDNKPIIVHTLQIFEECRAVDGIYLVVNQKDLPMIQEEILETYRFNKVLKLVIGGRLRQDSVRNGLEAIENPCDIVIIHDGARPFVSPSFIDKGIFLMEVFDAVIPALPVKDTIKIVSKEGFVQKTLERDSLWHIQTPQTFKYDLITKAYREGAAKKLYGYDDATFLEHMGKKVKVIEGSPYNIKITTPEDLIIARGMLSQLKGNL